A region from the Drosophila bipectinata strain 14024-0381.07 chromosome 3R, DbipHiC1v2, whole genome shotgun sequence genome encodes:
- the Polr1H gene encoding DNA-directed RNA polymerase I subunit RPA12 yields METFNNCPGFCPSCGSILPTLQVKGNVMCYNCKKEFLPDVYSGEKSDFVIHFNAYDPSKVFNRTKRESESSEADGPVVERKCPKCNHDKMSYATLQLRSADEGQTVFFTCLKCKFKESENS; encoded by the exons ATGGAAACATTTAACAATTGTCCTGGGTTCTGCCCTTCTTGCGGATCAATTTTGCCCACTCTGCAAGTTAAAGGAAATGTGATGTGTTACAACTGCAAGAAAGAGTTCCTGCCTGATG TTTATAGCGGGGAGAAGTCCGACTTCGTAATACACTTCAACGCCTACGATCCCAGCAAGGTTTTTAACCGGACAAAAAGAGAATCGGAATCTTCAGAGGCAGACGGCCCAGTGGTGGAGAGGAAGTGCCCCAAGTGCAACCACGATAAGATGTCATACGCCACCCTGCAGCTTCGATCCGCGGATGAAGGACAAACTGTTTTCTTTACGTGCCTTAAGTGCAA ATTTAAGGAATCGGAAAACTCTTAG